The genomic window ATCCTCAACGCAATAACCTTTTCCGCCAGGTAATTGGCATCATCAATGCTATCCTCGGTTCCGACTCCCAGAAGTAATACCAGGCCTTTGTCAATACTGGCTATCACCTCTTCCCCCGCGGTTACCGAGGCTTTTTTCACTCTTTGAACTACGGCACGCATTCAAATTCCTCCCACTACTGGTTCATGACCCTTCTAACATCGTAGATTCCATGAACCTTTCGCAATTTTTGCATTACTGTTTCAAGATGTTGTTTGTCGTTTATCTCCAGGACCAGGTCGATTACTGCCACGCCATTCTTGGAAGCTCTGGCGTTTACTGCATCTATGGTGGTTTTCATATCTCCTATAATATTTATTATATCCGAAAGCACTCCCGGCCTGTCATAGGCCGAAGCCTCAATTTCCACAGGATATGAGGTCTCCTGAAATCCTTCCCATTTAACCTCAATCAATCGTTCCCTGTCATAAAGATTACTTATCACATTAGGGCAGTCCGTTCTGTGGATGGACACGCCCCGTCCCCTGGTTATATATCCGACTATCTTATCCCCGGGCACGGGGTTACAGCACCGCGAAAACTTAATTAGAAGATTGTCCATTCCATCTACCTTTATACCCTGGTCGACTTTTTTCTTGCCCCTGGCTTTGGTTTCGGTTTTGTCAACAGTTAATTCCGTTTTTTTCTGCCTTGACATTTTTCCTGTATTCGTCAAGTATTTTTTGCAATACCTGGTTGGAGGTCATGCCGCCATAGCCTATGGCGGCATACAAATCGTCCAGATTAGAAAGACTCATTTTCTTAAGAAGGTTGGGCATAAAATCATATTTGAGCAGCTGAAAAATATCATAGCCCTGCCTTTTGGCCTCTTTTTCAAGCATTTCCTTGCCCCGGGCTATATTTTCCTCCCGCCGCTCCTTTTTAAACCACTGCCTTATCTTATTCTTGGCCTGGGTGGATTTGACAATATTCAACCAATCCCGGCTGGGACCATTACTGTGGGCCGATGTTACTATTTCAATAATATCACCGTTGACCAGTTTATAATCAAGGGGTACCATTTTGCCGTTAACTTTTGCTCCGACGCAGCGGTTGCCTACATCGGTGTGAATCCTGTATGCAAAATCTATGGGACAAGAACCCATAGGCAGGTCAATTACATCCCCCTTGGGAGTAAAAACATAAACCTCATCGGAAAAAAGGTCTATTTTTAAAGACTCCATGAACTCTCTGGCATCTCTCAGTTCCCGCTGCCAGTCCAATATTTCTCTGAGCCATGATAATTTTTTGTCAAAATCCCTGTCTCCCTTATCCCCCTCTTTATATCGCCAGTGGGCTGCAATACCGTATTCTGCGGTTTTGTGCATTTCATAGGTTCTTATCTGAATTTCCAGGGGGTCTCCCAGAGAATCTATGACAGTTGTATGCAGGGACTGGTACATGTTAGGCTTTGGCATGGCAATATAATCCTTGAACCGTCCAGGAATGGGTTTCCACAATGTGTGGACTACCCCCAGCGCAGCATAACAATCCCTGATGCTTTCAACTATAACCCTTACCGCTGTCAGGTCATAAATCTGGTCAAAAGACTTATTCTGTTCTTTCATTTTTTTAAAAATGCTGTAAAAATGCTTTGGGCGGCCTTGAATTTCGGCGGATATTCCAGCGGCTGACAATTTCTCTCTTAAAATAGCTATCATCTTATTTATGTGTTCTTCCCGCTCTTTTCTTTTCTTTGCAACCTTGTCCACCAGTTCATAGTAATGTTCCGGCTCCAGGTATCTAAAGGCAAGGTCTTCCAATTCCCATTTTATTTTAGAAATACCAAGGCGGTGAGCCAGTGGCGCAAAAATTTCCACGGTTTCCACGGCTTTTTCTTTCTGTTTTTCTTTGGGGAGATATTTTAAAGTTCTCATATTGTGGAGACGGTCAGCCAGCTTGATTAGGATTATTCGGATGTCTTTGGCCATGGCCAGGAACATCTTTCTAAGGTTTTCCGCCTGCTGCTCTTCTTTTGTCCTGTATTCCAGCTTTCCTAGTTTTGTTACTCCATCCACCAGCAGAGCGATTTCCGGACCAAAATTTTTTTCAATATCTTCTACGGTGTACTGCGTGTCCTCAACCACATCATGTAATAGGCCGGCTGCAATGGTAGCTATGTCAAGCTCCAGATCTGCCAGAATGATGGCTACTTCCAGGGGGTGGAATATAAAAAGTTCTCCTGATACCCTGTGCTGACCACTGTGGGCATTTTTGGCGAATTCATAAGCTCTCCTAATCAGTGAAAGATCAGCAGAAGGGTTGTAAGATAATATCTTTTTTTCTAATAAAGCAAAACTCAAATCTTCCACCCCTGCTCCATTTAATATTTAATAAGGGAGATCACATCATATCCCGACAGGCTGTCCCTGCCTTTCAACTCGGTCAGCTCAATCAAAAAACCACTGCTGAAATGACACCGCCTAATTTTTCCACCAGTTCTATTGTAGAAAAAATGGTGCCCCCGGTGGCCAGCAGGTCATCTGCCACTATAACTTTTTGACCTTTTTTTATGGCATCCACATGCATTTCTAGAACATCACTACCATATTCCAGCTTGTAATCCGCCTTAACAGTTTTTCCCGGCAATTTTCCCCTTTTTCTTGCCGGAACAAATCCCACTCCCAGTTCATAAGCCAGCGGGGCTCCGATGATGAATCCCCGGGCTTCCGGTCCCGTAATTAGATCAAATTCTTTCTGTCTTACTAGATCAGCAAGAGACTTAATAGAATATCTATAGGCCTCACCATCTTTTAACAATGTGGTAATATCCTTAAAAACTGATACCCTTTTTTGGAAAATCCTCGATAACCCTGATTTTTTGCTTTAAGTCCATCTGCATCATATTCCCCCCTGTAATTGTTCAAATTCTTTAAGCTTTTTTTTGATAAAAACAAATTCACGGTATGTATTCGATGTTTCAAGACTGGTCTTTTGCGGCTGGCCGCTTTGTTTATCAATCTGTATAAAACCCTGTTTTATCTTAAAATCCATCATCACTCCCATTTCCTGAAAAACTTTTAAAACATTAATCAAACCCATGTAATGCAAATCAAAATCTGTATACCGGCGTAATTGGGCTTTGAAATCACTGATATTTATTACAAATCTCAATTTGCCCGATGATAATCGGTTGAGCAAGCCGTGTATGGTTCGGATGTCTTCTATTTCAGGGAGCATTTTTTGACACACCATATGGTTAAAACGAAAGTCCGCCTTTTTAAAAATAGCATGAATTGTGGAACCGGCAGACATATTTTTTAACCTCAATCCGAGAATTTGGGCGCTAAATGGTGCATCATAAAAAACTATATCGTCGGCGTTTTTTTTACAGCCTATATCTACAGGATTTATCAATATAATATTCTTTTTTCCCCGCTCGGTATCCGGATTTAAGCTGAAAAACACTCCTGTATCATTTTTTATGTCCTCCATGTCTTTTAAATATTCCAGAAGCTGCCATGCCTGATACGGAGTATTTATTATAACCAGGACCCTCCGGCCTTTCAAAAATAGTTTCTTTACATATTCATTTTTCTCCAAATTATCCTCATTTTTTATGAACTCAGTGCTACTCGTGTCCGGTAAGGGTCCTGAAGAAGCGAGCCGAACCATTTCATTTTTAAAGTTGGAAAAGAATCTTCTATAATAACCTTCCTCAATTTTAATTAATAGTTCATCCTGTAGATAGGGTATTTTTATATCTTTTATTTTCAATTGTGGTTCCGTAATTCCCTGCCACCGGTTTACCTCAAGGTAAAAAGCAATATCCAGTACCGGGGCCATATTTAATTCTTCTTTATATAAACCAAAATTAAAACCTATAGCCGCTATCTGTTTTTGTTTTTTCTTGAGGCTGAGCTTCAAATGCCTGTCTTCGTTTCCCACGGTACGAATATGGTTGACACAAAAGTTTTTACACATGAAAACAGGTTTTGGGTTGCCATATCCAAAGGGTTCCAGTAATTCGAGTTGACCAGCGAGGTCCAGAGTTATGTCTTCTTCCTTCAATTCCATGTCTATGTTTAATTCAGGAGTATACTTTCTATTTAATGTATTTCCGGCAATTTTGTTGATTTCTTCTCTAAAAATCTCTATATTATTGACGCTTATGGCAAGTCCCGCTGCCTGTTCGTGGCCGCCGTACCTTGTTAGTAGATGGGAAACCTGACTTAATGCTTCAAAAATATTAAAACCTGGAATGCTCCTTCCTGATCCCTTACCCTCTTCACCTTCCATGGCTATTAATATACATGGCCGGTTATAAATTTCTACTAGCTTGGATGCCACTATCCCGATGACTCCGGGATGCCATTCCTGGCTTGAAGCTACAATTACCCTGTCTTCATCCAGATCCAGGTCCTTCTCGATCATTTCCCGCGCCTGGGTCAGGATCTTCGATTCGATGGCCTGTCTTTCCTGATTTATGCTTTCAAGGGTCTGGGCTAATTCAAAAGCTCTGGTTTCGTCCCCGGTAAGAAGAAGTTCCACGGCTATTTCCGCGCTGGAAATCCTACCAACAGCATTCAGCCTTGGTGCCAGTAAAAAACTCACCTTTGTAGTGTCCAACTGCATATCCGATATATTGAGCAGTGATTTCATGGCTTTTAAGCCCTTATTGTCGGTTTTTTCCAGGTGTTTGAGCCCATACTTTGCAATTATACGGTTTTCATCCAGAAGCGGCACAATATCTGCTATGGTGCCCAGGGCTGCCAGCTCCAGATTATCTTCCAGGGTTTGCTGATCAAGGTTGGTCAGGGCATGGGCCAGTTTTAAAGTGACTCCCACACCTGCCAGATTCTTGAATGGGTAATGGCAATTGTTTTGCTTTGGATTAACTACTGCCACGGCCTGCGGAATCAGATCTTGAGGTTCATGGTGGTCCGTAATGATGACATCCATACCTAAACTTTTTGCATAATCCACTTCTTCAAAACTACTAATGCCGTTATCCACCGTTATTATAAGGGTCGTGCCCCGCCCGTGGATTTTTTCAATAGAATCCCTATTCAAACCATAGCCTTCATCGAGCCTTGAGGGAATATAATAATCAACATTACCCCCCATTTTTTTCAAGGTTTTCATCATTATGCAGGTACTTGTTATACCATCCACATCATAATCTCCATAAACTGTTATCTTCTCAGATTTCTTTACTGCGCTCTTTATCCTATCAACTGCTTTTTCCATATCCTTCATCAGCATTGGATTGTACAGGCATTCTATCCTTGGGTCCAAAAACCTTTCAATTTGTTCCCGGGATTCGACCCCCCTTTTTCTCAACAGTTGCAATATTACAGGATTTAAATCCGGAAAGTTCATTACTTCATGTAATGTTTCCCTGGGACTTATCTTCCATTCGGCACTTTTCATCATATAAACGATCTTCCCCTGATTTTGATTTAAAGTTCATTGCTAAACAATATTAATTATAAACTAAACAATTGATTATATCAATAAAAAACACAACCGGTGAAGCAGCCTGCGGTTGTGTTTTTATCAGGCTAATTACATTATGATGAAGTATCGGTTTCCTGGGGTATGCCTTCATCGTGCATATCCTCTGCATTTTGAGCTTCCATTGCTTTTTTCACGGTCTCATACTGTTCCTTCACTTCTTTGAGCTCTTTCTCCAGTTTTTTAATTTTCCCCTGATATTCCCACATTTTTATTTTTGATTTAACCTGTGAAAATACTCCCAGCATCAATACTACTACCGAGCCGATAGCGGCAGATCCGAGAATGACCAGTGCCTGGGAGATGGGGTAATTTCCCCAGGGAAACCGGATTACAACTTCATTGGCATTGGATATGGCAAAAATAGCTACCAGGAGTGCAAATATCAATGCAAACACTAGAACTAACTGCATAAAAGACCCCCTATTCTTTTTGGGTTTTATATTGTTTATTCTATATTTTTTCTCAAAATCCTCCATTTTTCTATATCAAAATCTTCGATCTTAACTCTTCGAGGCAAGCCTCGAAGTTATTTAAGAGGTGGATTTGATGAAATTTTGTGCGGCATTATCTTGCCCGCAAGCGGGCAGATGAATGCCGCAGTCGTTATAAAAGTTGTCCACTTTCTCTTGTGACATCTATAAGTACATCCCTGTTTAGCTCATCCACCACAAAAAGTTTTCCCTTTGCCGCCTTAGTAATATTTATAAGGCAATCTTTATTAGGTTGAAGGCCGATACAGCAAAAATCTATATTTTTCTTGGCTATTTTTGATGCCGCATTTATAGCATCTTTGATGGGGTCTTGCGTCCAGAGGGAGACGGTGGGGATTCCATCGGTTATGAGTATTATCAGGGGATTTTTTACAAGTCTGGAACTCATATATGAAATGCCCTTATCAATAGCAAGGGCCAGGGGTGTAAGACCTGTGGATATTATTTCATTGAGCCCAGCATCAAGAGTGCTGAAGTTTCTGGTAAAAGGCACATACACCTTGACTTCCCTTTCCTGAAAAGCCAGCACACTAATCCTTCTATGAAAATTGAGCACCAGATGTTTTGCCAGAAATTTGGCATTTCTAAGCCGGTAACCAGCCATACTGGCACTGGCGTCTATAATAAGACATATGTCCTGGCTCATCTTTGGATTGCGCTTTAAAGAAACAAGGTCCTGCTCATCTATACTGAATCTTTGTTTTTTGCAATAACATCTTGTGAGGGCGTTTTTTACTGTTTCATTTATTTCCAGTTCCCCAATCCAATTTGCCGGATTAAATGTTTCAGAAATAAGCGGGCCCTTATTATCCAGACCTGTCCTATTTGAAGAATACACGATGTGAAACCCATTGTTATTTTTTAGTTTCGGTAAATTTTTTATGAATTTCTTTAACATTAGCTCCAATTCTTTTCGGTTTACTTTAAAATAATCCTTCAGCTTTATTCCATCCCTGGTGAGGCAATAGCAATTTGAGTCTTTTTCAATAAAATTGTTTTGTTCCATATGTTTAATTATATCATCCATGTCACCGTATTTTTTCTTTAAATTGTATAGGTTATCACCCGAGACCTGACTTCTGCTCAAAGCATCTAAAATATCCTCTATTTCCCTTATACTGTTAAAATGCTCAATTAAAGCGGCGGCTTCCCGGCGTATCTTATTATCGTAAGTGTTTGACCAATTCTGTCTGAGGTTGGAATCCGAATTTGTGGCGTAGGGTGACATATCTATGGGGTAGCTGCCTATCTCATTGAAGATTTTTTCCACTTTTCTTAATTCAATATTTTGCAATTGTATAACTTCTTCCACCTTATCTACCAGAAAAAACACCATATCAAGCCTGTCATCGGGAATTAAACCCGCCAGGTGGACATGGTTCAGATGGTCTTTTACAAGGCTTTCACTCAGACCATAGTTTAAACTACCGGAAAGCCTGCCGCCGCCGCTTCCGGTCTGAATATCTATATAATCAATAAAATTGTTCAAACCACTTTCTACCATGCTTTTTTTTAAGTATTCGGCAGCTTTTTTAATATCAATAGCAGCGATTTCGTGAAACAAATCTATATGGATGATTTCATTTTCATTAAACCGATTGTAAAAAACCCGTCCAGCATCGGAGTTCATTATTATATGCACTTCTTCCGGTTGATGCGGGTCTATGGTGTGAATTTTTCTGCTGACTACCGCGGTTTCCCCAATCCTTACCCCCCTGTGTTTCTCCAGTTCTGAGCGGAGTATTTCTACATGTATCACCTGCGGAGTTCCTCCTCTTTTTTTACATAATCCTTTAACTCCAGCTGCTTAATGGATAAAGCCTTTCCCGAAGGAGCCTTAATATCTATATTTTTAGGGTCAAATGAAAGTGGTCTGCTGCTTTTTCCGCCTGCAGAAGGCGAAAATTTATTTGTTAAATATGACATCATTTTTTCAACAGGATTAAAAAATCTATCCTGTAATTTCCTGGCATTCGCCCCGGTCTTTTCGTTGTTAGTTTTTTGCAAAATAGTTTTTTTTGATTCCGGGTCCAGGATTTTTACTACGGGTTCCGATTTTTTTTCAGCCTGACATCTTTTTTGTTCCAGATACTTCATAAGTTCATTTAAATTTTTAGCGTCCATCCTGTGGCGAAGGGCGAATCTTGACAAAAATATAATTTCTTCGATATCCGGAGATTTTCCCAGAAGTGCTCCCCTTATTCTCGCCCCCAGCATTATTGCTTCAATGCTTCTCAGGCTCTCCAGACCAAAATCCACATACATCGAAGCCAGTATGGCCTTTATTTCGTCAGAAATGGAAAAATCATTGATTATTGTTTGAGTTTGCCGGAATTTTTCTTTTTTAGCTTCTATCATTCCACTGTCGTAATTGTGTTCATTATTTCCATCCAATATCATCTTTAAAACACCTGTATCCAGTGGTCTTTCTACATTTACTGAAAAATC from Biomaibacter acetigenes includes these protein-coding regions:
- the recJ gene encoding single-stranded-DNA-specific exonuclease RecJ yields the protein MMKSAEWKISPRETLHEVMNFPDLNPVILQLLRKRGVESREQIERFLDPRIECLYNPMLMKDMEKAVDRIKSAVKKSEKITVYGDYDVDGITSTCIMMKTLKKMGGNVDYYIPSRLDEGYGLNRDSIEKIHGRGTTLIITVDNGISSFEEVDYAKSLGMDVIITDHHEPQDLIPQAVAVVNPKQNNCHYPFKNLAGVGVTLKLAHALTNLDQQTLEDNLELAALGTIADIVPLLDENRIIAKYGLKHLEKTDNKGLKAMKSLLNISDMQLDTTKVSFLLAPRLNAVGRISSAEIAVELLLTGDETRAFELAQTLESINQERQAIESKILTQAREMIEKDLDLDEDRVIVASSQEWHPGVIGIVASKLVEIYNRPCILIAMEGEEGKGSGRSIPGFNIFEALSQVSHLLTRYGGHEQAAGLAISVNNIEIFREEINKIAGNTLNRKYTPELNIDMELKEEDITLDLAGQLELLEPFGYGNPKPVFMCKNFCVNHIRTVGNEDRHLKLSLKKKQKQIAAIGFNFGLYKEELNMAPVLDIAFYLEVNRWQGITEPQLKIKDIKIPYLQDELLIKIEEGYYRRFFSNFKNEMVRLASSGPLPDTSSTEFIKNEDNLEKNEYVKKLFLKGRRVLVIINTPYQAWQLLEYLKDMEDIKNDTGVFFSLNPDTERGKKNIILINPVDIGCKKNADDIVFYDAPFSAQILGLRLKNMSAGSTIHAIFKKADFRFNHMVCQKMLPEIEDIRTIHGLLNRLSSGKLRFVINISDFKAQLRRYTDFDLHYMGLINVLKVFQEMGVMMDFKIKQGFIQIDKQSGQPQKTSLETSNTYREFVFIKKKLKEFEQLQGGI
- a CDS encoding LapA family protein; translation: MQLVLVFALIFALLVAIFAISNANEVVIRFPWGNYPISQALVILGSAAIGSVVVLMLGVFSQVKSKIKMWEYQGKIKKLEKELKEVKEQYETVKKAMEAQNAEDMHDEGIPQETDTSS
- a CDS encoding VWA domain-containing protein, whose amino-acid sequence is MIHVEILRSELEKHRGVRIGETAVVSRKIHTIDPHQPEEVHIIMNSDAGRVFYNRFNENEIIHIDLFHEIAAIDIKKAAEYLKKSMVESGLNNFIDYIDIQTGSGGGRLSGSLNYGLSESLVKDHLNHVHLAGLIPDDRLDMVFFLVDKVEEVIQLQNIELRKVEKIFNEIGSYPIDMSPYATNSDSNLRQNWSNTYDNKIRREAAALIEHFNSIREIEDILDALSRSQVSGDNLYNLKKKYGDMDDIIKHMEQNNFIEKDSNCYCLTRDGIKLKDYFKVNRKELELMLKKFIKNLPKLKNNNGFHIVYSSNRTGLDNKGPLISETFNPANWIGELEINETVKNALTRCYCKKQRFSIDEQDLVSLKRNPKMSQDICLIIDASASMAGYRLRNAKFLAKHLVLNFHRRISVLAFQEREVKVYVPFTRNFSTLDAGLNEIISTGLTPLALAIDKGISYMSSRLVKNPLIILITDGIPTVSLWTQDPIKDAINAASKIAKKNIDFCCIGLQPNKDCLINITKAAKGKLFVVDELNRDVLIDVTRESGQLL
- a CDS encoding magnesium chelatase — its product is MKNYSQLIRHPGNNFLFDLIDISILGTLANMPVHFHAEGLRGTGKTTIIRAAKDILPKIERIKGCVYNCDPLNPHCPEHRNLSKKEIENLDIELIDMPFLEISPSAKKGTVIGSIDLKKIASRDNPEAALLLGTIPRAHRGIIFVDEINRIADTAPELADILLDVMGTKPGRIQIEEVGLPTVVIPVQVSIWAASNPDEEPGPLEDIRRQLSDRFDFSVNVERPLDTGVLKMILDGNNEHNYDSGMIEAKKEKFRQTQTIINDFSISDEIKAILASMYVDFGLESLRSIEAIMLGARIRGALLGKSPDIEEIIFLSRFALRHRMDAKNLNELMKYLEQKRCQAEKKSEPVVKILDPESKKTILQKTNNEKTGANARKLQDRFFNPVEKMMSYLTNKFSPSAGGKSSRPLSFDPKNIDIKAPSGKALSIKQLELKDYVKKEEELRR